Proteins encoded by one window of Limibacillus sp.:
- a CDS encoding sarcosine oxidase subunit delta translates to MLRITCPHCGERDHAEFAYGGDATIKYPSLDNADQEAWFQAVFIRKNPRGKHSELWQHVGGCREWLVVERDTLTHEIFSVTSARVLAEGGQ, encoded by the coding sequence ATGCTGAGGATCACCTGCCCCCATTGCGGCGAGCGCGACCACGCGGAGTTCGCCTATGGCGGCGACGCCACCATCAAGTATCCCTCGCTCGACAACGCGGATCAGGAGGCCTGGTTCCAGGCGGTCTTCATCCGCAAGAACCCGCGCGGCAAGCATAGCGAGCTTTGGCAACACGTCGGCGGCTGCCGCGAGTGGCTGGTGGTGGAGCGCGATACCCTGACCCACGAGATCTTCTCCGTGACCTCG